One segment of Gemmatimonadales bacterium DNA contains the following:
- a CDS encoding protein kinase yields MTDLAERLRDALSDRYAIEREVGQGGMATVFLAHDLKHDRSVALKVLHPELAAALGPERFLREIRVAARLNHPHIVPLHDSGQAGELLYYVMPYVDGESLRQRLTREKQLPVEEALEIARDVAAALDYAHRQQVVHRDIKPENVMLHEGEALVTDFGIAKAVSAAGGPSITQTGMSVGTPAYMSPEQAAGEADPDGRSDVYSLGCVLYEMLAGVAPFSGPTAQAIITRRFTEPVPSVRAARPTVPESVDQAVTKALAKVPADRFATGAQLAQALVVHTGTTPPGTSTALATQAAGAGKSIAVLSFVNMSNDPENEYFSDGIAEEIINALSKVQALQVASRTSSFAFKGKNEDIGEIGRKLKVGTVLEGSVRKAGVKLRVTAQLVNVADGYHLWSERYDRQLEDVFAIQDEIAEKIVKALRVVLSEREKRAIEKAPAENVEAYDYYLRGRQFFHQFRRTGIQFARRMFERAMEIDPGYVRAYAGAADCCSFLYMYWDGSRANLDGADAYSRKALELGPELAEAHASRGLAVSLSKRYEEAERELETAIRLDPRLFEAHYFYGRASFQQSKYAEAVQHYEEASRVRPEDYQTVLLVVTPLRTLGRAADAEATLLRGVQLAERHLELNPDDARALYLGAGGLVQLGERQKALEWAGRALALDPEDSGVLYNLACVYALGGQTDDAFHCLEKSIQNGFGHRAWIENDSDLDSIRGDPRFALLLQKL; encoded by the coding sequence ATGACCGACCTCGCCGAGCGACTGCGCGACGCCCTCTCCGACCGCTACGCGATCGAGCGCGAGGTCGGCCAGGGCGGCATGGCGACGGTCTTCCTCGCCCACGACCTCAAGCACGACCGGTCGGTTGCGCTGAAAGTCCTCCATCCCGAGCTCGCCGCCGCGCTGGGCCCGGAGCGGTTCCTGCGCGAGATCAGGGTCGCGGCGCGACTCAACCATCCCCATATCGTGCCGCTCCACGACTCGGGCCAGGCGGGTGAGCTCCTCTACTACGTGATGCCGTACGTGGACGGTGAGTCCCTGCGCCAGCGGCTCACCCGGGAGAAGCAGCTGCCCGTGGAGGAGGCGCTCGAGATCGCGCGCGACGTGGCGGCGGCGCTCGATTACGCGCACCGCCAGCAGGTCGTGCACCGGGACATCAAGCCCGAGAACGTCATGCTTCACGAGGGCGAGGCGCTCGTGACGGACTTCGGGATCGCCAAGGCCGTCAGCGCGGCGGGCGGCCCGAGCATCACGCAGACGGGCATGTCGGTCGGGACGCCCGCCTACATGAGCCCGGAGCAGGCCGCGGGTGAGGCCGACCCGGACGGCCGCAGCGACGTCTACAGCCTCGGCTGCGTGCTTTACGAGATGCTCGCCGGGGTCGCGCCGTTCAGCGGCCCCACGGCGCAGGCGATCATCACGCGGCGCTTCACCGAGCCGGTGCCGTCCGTTCGGGCCGCGCGCCCGACCGTACCCGAGTCGGTGGACCAAGCCGTGACGAAAGCGCTCGCCAAGGTGCCCGCGGACCGCTTCGCGACCGGGGCGCAGCTGGCGCAGGCGCTGGTCGTGCACACCGGAACGACCCCGCCCGGCACCTCGACCGCGCTGGCCACGCAGGCGGCCGGAGCCGGGAAGTCAATTGCGGTGCTGTCCTTCGTGAACATGAGCAACGATCCGGAGAACGAGTACTTCAGCGACGGGATCGCCGAAGAGATCATCAACGCTCTGAGCAAGGTCCAGGCCCTGCAGGTGGCGTCCCGTACCTCGTCCTTTGCGTTCAAGGGAAAGAACGAAGACATCGGTGAGATCGGCCGGAAGCTCAAGGTCGGCACGGTGCTGGAAGGGAGCGTCCGCAAGGCCGGAGTGAAGCTCCGGGTCACGGCCCAGCTCGTGAACGTGGCCGATGGCTATCACCTCTGGTCGGAACGCTATGACCGGCAGCTGGAGGACGTGTTCGCGATCCAGGACGAGATCGCGGAGAAGATCGTCAAGGCGTTGCGGGTGGTGTTGAGCGAACGGGAAAAGCGCGCCATCGAGAAGGCGCCGGCTGAGAACGTGGAGGCCTACGACTACTACCTGCGCGGGCGGCAGTTCTTTCACCAGTTCCGCCGGACCGGCATCCAGTTCGCACGGCGGATGTTCGAGCGCGCGATGGAGATCGACCCCGGCTACGTGCGAGCCTACGCCGGCGCCGCCGACTGCTGCTCGTTCCTCTATATGTACTGGGACGGCAGCCGGGCGAACCTGGACGGCGCCGATGCGTACAGCAGGAAGGCCCTCGAACTCGGCCCCGAGCTCGCTGAGGCCCACGCCTCGCGAGGCCTGGCGGTTTCGCTGAGCAAGCGCTACGAGGAGGCGGAGCGGGAGTTAGAGACGGCGATTCGTCTGGATCCCAGGTTGTTCGAGGCCCACTACTTCTACGGACGGGCCAGCTTCCAGCAGAGCAAGTACGCCGAGGCGGTGCAGCACTACGAGGAAGCATCCCGCGTGCGCCCGGAGGACTATCAGACGGTACTGCTCGTGGTTACTCCGCTGCGAACGCTCGGCCGCGCGGCGGACGCCGAGGCAACTCTGCTCCGCGGCGTGCAGCTGGCCGAGCGGCATCTCGAGCTCAACCCCGACGACGCCAGGGCTCTCTACCTGGGCGCCGGCGGGCTCGTGCAGCTGGGGGAGCGGCAGAAGGCGCTCGAGTGGGCCGGGCGGGCGCTGGCCCTGGACCCGGAGGACTCTGGGGTGCTGTACAACCTCGCCTGCGTGTACGCCCTGGGGGGCCAGACCGACGACGCGTTTCACTGCCTCGAGAAGTCGATCCAGAACGGCTTCGGACACCGGGCGTGGATCGAGAACGATTCCGACTTGGACTCGATCCGCGGCGATCCCCGGTTCGCGCTGCTCCTCCAGAAGCTCTGA